One window of the Colletotrichum destructivum chromosome 6, complete sequence genome contains the following:
- a CDS encoding Putative VPS9 domain, ankyrin repeat-containing domain superfamily, PX domain superfamily — protein sequence MQPLNPFLAAFFRSSLPSQCTPVHHHILLVPTTDVLLTCREIESGSTFNEVVTSEEFLASHVLRIPASNTAAATAGGKEGAQNLRELRGKAKQYQTINGRTVVIKDTHVYSNKGFKSLAQAQLLNDSTWYPDLLEPRQWLIYYISRPLVGVWEETKIEPAILIEGMARQRALEQSRSPAAAGSEGAMLPRKKDIKSFHDLLNHFPIIARQMQPGLEKLFREFSTVFERPLPPPPSAFRIPDPAPEGPITTAMKKARSNSMSAARRPNGVPNGLPVTENFYAEDDEDVMRASLETAVTAAIDLFQGVDKQQLSMLGATTDLTGPLVERLIERYVSENVHHLLFPRLSASKRPYDLELEAKVRQMEFIDLSQLGIVIEGGSRGKHELTIQLSLAVEEFKKLTNAMSAQEMLDLLLSTIKLVTHLTNSSQAQTASSFEKPTLTVNADTLVSLLLFVVIRAQVRHLHARLIYIRHFIFIDDVDNGEMGYALSTFEAVLAYLVLDSAGLRKASRRNKALWDAACNGSLDDLKRIMEPDSNAIIDDDLYDSPESSRRPSRSWSYTNGSASRRSSTALTFSDRFSSGSGLSHVFPFQAEANGGELEFPLPPVPTKVKRVAMDTRSMSSGSEISYHSRATSNGTVGSALEGDISIDRLSQTHNSFGESILMMAVQNERPQLLRYLLSLNEYYSPSVVLDDINNEDTTLFSAAVQLGHTELINIILEFVMASASRERLVEYLAQQDIWGRSCAHYLFHAPFLISRIGKLVPWRQRDKNGQTPLFALCRSYDHVHYREMVDAGLDAAAEAQGDGLSLHVDDHVDAKGNTLLHIVNDPQLALRILQQCDVNVNATNEKKFTPLMVASKYGRLDMVRTLFMDASVDVAARELRSLTAVELAKDDDIRNKIDDLALFSMPPAADGRITGVVRAFFVEDATIRLVLKSAAPADHMSYTVTTSRRNLSDFEHLGNLLALENPASWIPAVAGVRSPFQIPSKPSRAVLRDIQTRADWFLKIMLNHPTFATHEMLWEFFLVPDIQLGMMEQRSNLKAETRAEKVREEYEPVKDVREVEQFVDHAREMVRSVNYSTKSVARRVNSIAIVASDLHDASALLHRAVSTLPFLPPAYITALESYVRSIAPMQSNPYVIFHSTFLASQSTIQALLSALSRPPAQIAQISVARKSVERNYNSLTRSTRWPLGLLDDTRQRFNEEREEKARQSQEQVDDLGRELRYSQQVVAGELAGWQDLHEKMGRRAIKEFAKGMMIQERLRLAGMMRALRRLREGKAELERASASLSGVSGRSSVSQSTHEGTTGAWMGGTDAGEGASSGARSGAGDG from the exons ATGCAACCCCTAAATCCattcctcgccgccttcttccgAAGCTCCTTGCCGTCCCAGTGTACGCCGGTACATCACCACATCCTCCTGGTCCCGACCACCGACGTCCTCCTCACATGCCGCGAGATCGAGAGCGGCTCGACCTTCAACGAGGTCGTCACCTCAGAGGAGTTTCTAGCTAGTCATGTGCTGCGCATACCGGCGtccaacaccgccgccgccaccgctgGGGGCAAGGAGGGGGCGCAAAACCTGCGGGAGCTGAGGGGCAAGGCGAAGCAGTATCAGACCATCAATGGTCGCACAGTCGTTATCAAAGACACCCACGTCTACAGTAATAAAG GCTTCAAGTCGCTCGCGCAAGCACAGCTGCTCAACGATTCGACATGGTACCCCGACTTGCTCGAGCCTCGCCAATGGCTCATCTACTACATTTCGCGACCGCTGGTTGGGGTGTGGGAGGAAACCAAGATTGAGCCTGCGATCCTGATTGAAGGCATGGCGAGACAGCGGGCGCTCGAGCAGAGTCGatcacccgccgccgccggcagcgaAGGTGCCATGCTGCCGCGCAAGAAGGACATCAAGAGCTTCCACGACCTCCTCAATCATTTCCCTATCATCGCGCGGCAAATGCAACCCGGCCTGGAGAAGCTATTCCGCGAATTTTCCACCGTCTTCGAGCGACCGCTGCCCCCGCCCCCTTCGGCCTTCCGAATACCCGACCCCGCGCCTGAGGGACCGATCACCAcggcgatgaagaaggcCAGATCCAACAGCATGTCTGCAGCCAGAAGGCCAAACGGCGTGCCTAATGGACTGCCAGTGACGGAAAACTTCtacgccgaggacgatgaggacgtgATGAGGGCATCGCTCGAGACtgccgtgacggcggcgattGACCTGTTTCAGGGCGTCGACAAGCAGCAGCTTTCGATGCTGGGAGCCACGACGGATTTAACTGGCCCACTCGTGGAAAGGCTCATCGAGAGATATGTCTCGGAAAATGTGCATCACCTCTTGTTTCCTCGTCTCAGTGCGTCAAAACGCCCTTACGACCTCGAACTGGAAGCCAAAGTTCGACAGATGGAGTTTATCGACCTGTCTCAACTGGGAATCGTCATCGAAGGCGGCTCTCGGGGGAAGCACGAACTGACGATACAGCTCAGTCTGGCCGTCGAGGAATTCAAGAAGTTGACGAACGCCATGAGCGCGCAAGAAATGCTTGACTTGCTGCTGTCGACCATAAAGCTTGTAACCCATCTGACCAACTCTTCCCAGGCGCAAACGGCCTCTTCGTTCGAAAAGCCAACACTCACCGTCAACGCTGATACTCTCGTTTCTCTACTGTTGTTCGTGGTCATTCGAGCTCAAGTGAGACACCTACACGCCCGACTCATTTACATCCGGCACTTTATCTTCATTGACGACGTTGACAACGGCGAAATGGGTTACGCTTTGAGCACGTTCGAAGCTGTACTGGCATACCTTGTTCTGGACTCGGCCGGACTGCGGAAGGCTAGTCGTCGAAACAAAGCATTGTGGGACGCTGCTTGCAATGGAAGCCTGGATGACCTGAAGAGGATTATGGAGCCTGACTCCAATGCTATCATTGATGACGACTTGTACGACTCACCGGAATCAAGTAGACGACCGTCTCGTAGCTGGAGCTACACCAATGGCTCTGCATCCAGAAGATCGTCTACTGCTCTAACGTTCTCGGACCGTTTCTCGTCAGGCTCTGGCCTCAGTCATGTCTTTCCgttccaggccgaggccaacggtGGCGAGCTCGAGTTTCCTTTGCCGCCTGTCCCTACGAAGGTCAAGAGGGTTGCAATGGATACAAGGAGTATGTCGAGTGGGTCCGAGATATCTTACCATTCGAGAGCGACGAGCAACGGGACCGTAGGCAGCGCGCTGGAAGGAGACATCAGCATCGATCGATTATCGCAGACGCACAACTCGTTCGGCGAGTCCATTTTGATGATGGCCGTCCAAAACGAGAGGCCCCAGCTGCTGCGGTACCTGTTGTCTCTGAACGAGTATTACTCGCCTTCGGTGGTACTAGACGACATTAACAACGAGGACACCACCCTGTTTAGTGCTGCGGTCCAGCTGGGTCACACAGAGCTGATAAACATCATCCTCGAGTTTgtcatggcctcggcgtcaagAGAGCGGCTCGTCGAGTATTTGGCCCAGCAGGACATCTGGGGGCGCAGCTGCGCGCATTATCTGTTCCATGCGCCGTTTCTGATATCCCGGATCGGCAAATTAGTCCCCTGGCGGCAAAGGGACAAGAACGGACAGACACCACTGTTTGCGCTGTGCCGGTCGTATGACCATGTTCACTACCGTGAAATGGTGGATGCTGGCCTCGATGCGGCCGCGGAAGCGCAGGGTGACGGGCTTTCACTGCACGTCGATGATCATGTGGACGCCAAGGGGAACACGCTGCTTCACATTGTCAACGATCCCCAGCTCGCCCTCCGAATCCTCCAGCAGTGCGATGTCAACGTCAACGCTACTAACGAAAAGAAGTTCACGCCGCTGATGGTGGCCAGCAAATACGGCAGGCTGGACATGGTCCGGACATTGTTCATGGATGCAAGCGTCGACGTCGCAGCACGAGAGCTGCGAAGCCTGACGGCCGTCGAGCTAGCCAAGGACGATGACATACGAAATAAGATTGACGACCTTGCACTCTTCAGCATGCCCCCTGCCGCGGATGGCCGCATCACCGGCGTCGTCAGGGCTTTTTTTGTGGAGGACGCGACCATCCGCCTGGTTTTGAAATCGGCCGCCCCGGCCGACCACATGAGCTACACCGTTACCACAAGCCGTCGGAATCTGTCCGATTTCGAGCATCTCGGCAACCTGCTTGCGCTTGAGAACCCGGCGTCATGGATCCCGGCAGTCGCCGGCGTGCGGTCACCGTTTCAGATACCCTCAAAGCCGTCGAGAGCGGTGCTGAGGGATATACAGACGCGGGCCGACTGGTTCCTCAAGATTATGCTCAACCACCCGACGTTTGCGACGCACGAAATGCTTTGGGAATTCTTTCTGGTGCCTGACATCCAGCTAGGCATGATGGAGCAGAGGAGTAATCTAAAGGCCGAGACACGAGCTGAGAAGGTCCGGGAAGAATACGAGCCCGTGAAGGATGTgcgcgaggtcgagcagTTCGTGGATCACGCCAGGGAAATGGTGCGCAGCGTCAACTACTCGACCAAGAGCGTGGCCAGAAGAGTCAACTCGATCGCCATTGTTGCATCCG ATCTCCACGATGCATCGGCTCTTCTGCACCGTGCCGTCTCGACGCTACCGTTCCTACCGCCAGCTTACATCACAGCACTCGAGTCGTACGTCCGTTCGATTGCACCGATGCAGTCAAACCCTTACGTCATCTTCCACTCGACGTTTTTGGCATCGCAATCGACGATCCAGGCCCTTTTGTCCGCTCTCTCACGGCCGCCAGCCCAGATTGCGCAGATATCAGTCGCGCGGAAGTCGGTGGAAAGAAACTACAACTCGCTCACACGGTCGACTCGATGGCCACTAGGGCTGCTCGACGACACACGACAGCGATTCAAcgaagagagggaggagaaggcccgGCAGTCGCAAGAGCAGGTGGACGACCTCGGTCGAGAGCTTCGATACTCGCAGCAGGTGGTGGCCGGGGAGTTGGCCGGGTGGCAAGACCTGCACGAAAAGATGGGGCGACGAGCGATCAAGGAATTCGCCAAGGGCATGATGATCCAGGAGCGGCTCCGGCTGGCCGGGATGATGCGGGCCCTGCGCAGACTGCGGGAAGGCAAGGCGGAGCTCGAGAGGGCATCCGCTTCTTTGTCAGGCGTTTCAGGGCGGTCGAGTGTGAGTCAATCGACGCACGAGGGGACAACGGGGGCGTGGATGGGGGGGACAGATGCAGGCGAGGGGGCCAGCAGCGGCGCGAGGTCGGGAGCAGGTGATGGATGA